In Candidatus Binatia bacterium, the genomic stretch GACGCCATTGTCGGCGGCGGCGCGGGCGAGCGCGTCGGTGCTGGGCCCAGGGATCGGTTCGGCGAGGTCGAAGACCGCCGCGTCTTCCTTCTGGCAGAAGTAGCGCGACCGAAACAGCTCTTGCAGGCAAACGATCTGCGCCCCTTGCCGCGCGGCTTCGCCGATACGGTCCACGGCGGTACGCAGATTGGCCGCCGGATCGGCGGAGCAGGCCATTTGCACCAAGCCAATGGTCACCGTGCTGGAATCCGGGGCCGGCATCGCCACTGACTGATAGGTTGGATGTGGCTGCGATGCAAGGAAGAACGTCAGGCGTGAGGCGCGATCCGTGATCTGAGTTGTTTTCCCATTCACGCGTCACGCATCA encodes the following:
- a CDS encoding nitrilase-related carbon-nitrogen hydrolase, which translates into the protein MPAPDSSTVTIGLVQMACSADPAANLRTAVDRIGEAARQGAQIVCLQELFRSRYFCQKEDAAVFDLAEPIPGPSTDALARAAADNGV